In one Thermosipho ferrireducens genomic region, the following are encoded:
- a CDS encoding sigma-54 interaction domain-containing protein — protein MELVKFFRTVLESIIEGVIIVDEDARVLYFNKMAARLLNLPSDIVGKPVTEVVPNTRLHIVVRTGIPEIDKIQHAGESVIITSRMPLKDLEGNVVGAVAVFRDITSVKKLAEEITDLHEIEARLKAIIDSTYDAISVADEYGNVVLVNKAYTEITGLKPEEVIGKPATVDIAEGESIHILISKTKKPIYGARLKVGPAHKEVVVNATPLFVKGKFSGSVAVVHDVSKIISLTKELEEVRRMMRHLKAQYTFEDIIGDSEKFVMAKEQALKVANTPATVLLRGESGTGKELFAHAIHNASFRRNGPFVSVNCSAIPESILESELFGYEEGAFTGAKRGGKKGLIEEANGGTLFLDEIGKMPVQLQAKILRFIERKEFMPVGGSKPKRVDVRIIAATNMDLESMVKKGEFLPDLYFRLNVFPIHLPSLRERKKDIPALAMYMVKKIGQQYGRVVDGISPAAIRYLVSYDWPGNVRELENIIGRAIINMNMNENVIEKRHLPPLHLETSVESYKIEGPLKVLVEDFERKVIEKVLKENNGDRTKTAEKLGISIRTLYYKIERYGLK, from the coding sequence TTGGAGCTTGTAAAATTTTTTAGAACAGTTTTAGAATCCATCATAGAAGGTGTAATTATCGTTGATGAAGACGCGCGCGTCCTATATTTTAATAAGATGGCAGCGCGTCTTCTTAATTTACCAAGTGATATTGTTGGGAAACCTGTGACTGAAGTGGTTCCAAATACCAGATTGCATATTGTTGTTCGAACAGGTATTCCAGAAATAGATAAAATACAACACGCTGGAGAAAGTGTGATTATAACCTCAAGAATGCCATTGAAAGACTTAGAAGGAAATGTTGTAGGAGCGGTTGCAGTTTTTCGTGATATTACAAGTGTGAAAAAACTGGCTGAAGAAATAACTGATTTACACGAGATAGAAGCGCGACTTAAAGCTATTATTGATTCTACCTATGATGCGATTTCTGTTGCCGATGAATATGGGAATGTTGTGCTTGTTAACAAAGCGTATACAGAAATAACAGGCCTTAAACCTGAAGAGGTAATAGGAAAGCCGGCAACTGTAGATATAGCGGAAGGAGAAAGTATACATATCCTAATTTCAAAAACAAAAAAGCCTATTTACGGCGCGCGATTAAAAGTTGGGCCGGCTCATAAAGAAGTGGTTGTAAATGCGACGCCTCTTTTTGTGAAAGGTAAATTTAGTGGAAGTGTGGCTGTAGTACACGATGTTTCAAAAATAATAAGTCTTACAAAAGAACTTGAAGAAGTAAGAAGAATGATGAGGCATTTGAAGGCCCAATACACATTTGAGGATATTATAGGCGATAGCGAGAAATTCGTAATGGCCAAGGAGCAGGCGCTTAAAGTCGCAAATACCCCAGCTACTGTGCTTTTAAGGGGAGAAAGTGGAACTGGAAAGGAGTTATTTGCACATGCTATTCACAATGCAAGTTTTAGGCGTAATGGTCCCTTTGTTAGTGTCAATTGCTCCGCTATACCGGAAAGCATTCTGGAATCTGAACTTTTTGGATATGAAGAGGGAGCTTTTACCGGGGCAAAGCGTGGCGGTAAAAAAGGATTGATAGAGGAGGCAAATGGGGGCACGCTTTTCCTTGATGAAATAGGAAAGATGCCAGTTCAACTTCAGGCTAAGATTTTAAGGTTTATTGAACGAAAAGAGTTTATGCCTGTAGGTGGAAGCAAACCAAAGAGAGTTGATGTGCGGATAATAGCAGCTACTAATATGGATTTAGAAAGTATGGTAAAAAAAGGTGAATTTCTTCCAGATTTATATTTTAGATTAAATGTATTCCCGATACATCTACCTTCTTTGAGAGAAAGAAAAAAAGATATCCCCGCACTTGCAATGTATATGGTAAAAAAGATAGGTCAACAATACGGACGTGTAGTAGATGGTATTTCTCCAGCAGCTATACGATACTTAGTTTCATATGATTGGCCTGGAAATGTGAGAGAGCTGGAAAACATTATTGGAAGGGCAATAATAAATATGAATATGAACGAAAATGTTATAGAAAAAAGGCATTTACCACCTCTTCATTTAGAAACGAGTGTAGAGTCATATAAAATCGAAGGGCCACTTAAAGTTCTTGTAGAAGATTTTGAAAGAAAAGTTATAGAAAAAGTGCTTAAAGAAAACAATGGTGATAGGACAAAAACAGCAGAAAAACTTGGGATAAGTATAAGAACTTTGTATTATAAAATAGAGCGCTACGGATTAAAGTAA
- a CDS encoding secondary thiamine-phosphate synthase enzyme YjbQ, with protein MKSYTEYLWFNTKKRKELIRITDVIDKIVKKSNIKEGFCLVSAMHITAGIIVNDNESGLHQDIWEWLERMAPVGDYKHHWTGEDNGDAHLKRILTHHQVVLPVTNGKLDLGPWEQIFYAEYDGQRRKRVVVKVIGE; from the coding sequence TTGAAAAGTTATACGGAGTATCTGTGGTTTAATACAAAGAAAAGAAAAGAGCTTATCAGGATCACAGATGTTATAGATAAAATTGTGAAAAAAAGCAATATAAAAGAGGGGTTTTGCCTGGTCTCTGCCATGCATATTACAGCCGGGATAATTGTAAATGATAATGAATCGGGATTACATCAGGATATCTGGGAATGGCTTGAAAGAATGGCACCTGTTGGGGACTACAAGCATCACTGGACAGGAGAAGATAATGGAGATGCCCATTTGAAAAGAATATTAACTCATCATCAGGTTGTTTTGCCAGTGACCAATGGGAAACTTGATTTAGGCCCATGGGAGCAGATTTTTTATGCAGAATACGATGGCCAGAGACGCAAAAGAGTGGTAGTAAAAGTTATTGGAGAATGA
- a CDS encoding D-alanine--D-alanine ligase family protein has protein sequence MRIAVVHDCDISDEERLMVDSVYSAISKKYDCVKIAFDDDFVKKIKNFDYVFNLSNKGGKETKQMHVPAVLDKLGIPYTGSNAYSHAVCLDKITTKIILRHYGIPTPDFEVYNIGDTPIDIKKVSIVKPSREGSAKGITRDSVVDNIEDLRKQVEKVHREFKQPALVEEFIDGIEVSVGLIGNNKNLEVLPILEIDFSTLPENLERFYSYEVKHYYGEQTNYVCPARIDKNVEEKLKDYARKVFKVLSLKDYARMDVRIRDDEIYFLEINSLPQLVPVYSDITKMAEAAGYSYDELILKILEVSFKRNK, from the coding sequence ATGAGAATTGCTGTAGTGCATGACTGTGACATAAGCGATGAAGAAAGATTAATGGTTGATAGCGTTTATTCAGCCATCTCCAAGAAATATGATTGTGTAAAAATAGCGTTTGATGATGATTTTGTTAAAAAAATTAAGAATTTTGATTATGTATTTAATCTATCCAATAAGGGTGGAAAGGAAACAAAACAGATGCACGTTCCCGCTGTTCTTGATAAACTTGGAATACCATACACAGGTTCTAATGCTTATTCGCACGCTGTCTGTCTGGATAAAATTACAACAAAAATTATTTTAAGGCATTATGGAATTCCCACACCTGATTTTGAAGTTTATAATATCGGAGATACTCCAATAGATATAAAAAAAGTGTCTATTGTCAAACCCTCAAGAGAAGGAAGTGCCAAGGGAATAACAAGAGATTCTGTGGTTGATAATATAGAAGATTTGAGAAAACAGGTAGAGAAAGTTCATCGAGAATTTAAGCAACCTGCGCTTGTTGAAGAGTTCATTGATGGGATAGAAGTCAGTGTTGGGTTGATAGGTAATAATAAAAATCTTGAAGTTTTGCCGATTCTTGAAATAGATTTTTCTACTTTACCCGAAAATTTAGAAAGATTTTATTCTTATGAGGTAAAACATTATTATGGGGAACAAACAAATTATGTGTGTCCAGCAAGGATAGATAAAAATGTAGAGGAAAAGTTAAAAGATTATGCAAGAAAGGTTTTTAAAGTGCTGTCTTTAAAGGATTATGCCAGAATGGATGTTAGAATAAGAGATGATGAGATATATTTCCTTGAAATTAATTCTTTACCCCAGCTTGTTCCGGTGTATTCTGATATAACAAAAATGGCGGAAGCAGCAGGATATTCTTATGATGAATTAATTTTAAAGATATTAGAAGTATCATTTAAACGCAACAAATGA
- a CDS encoding cobalamin-dependent protein (Presence of a B(12) (cobalamin)-binding domain implies dependence on cobalamin itself, in one of its several forms, or in some unusual lineages, dependence on a cobalamin-like analog.) has translation MKKILGAAIGSCVHIAGLLNFLKMAENEGYKTEYLGGAVELDKFVGAVIEFDPDIVAISYRLDPEALYQLLADLEKKLKAQKLLNKIYVFGGTVETGNIARKFSFISKVFDGREEFDEVVMWLRNVVKGKNKANEILPQTLVERIKYKSPYPLIRHHIGLSTIEETEKHIKILAESRLLDIISLAPDQNCQQYFFEPDKMDKKQDGAGGVPLRTREDFERMYQATRRGNFPLMRCYSGTKNLLEFSRLLKETINNAWAAVPLTWYSELDRRSDRELLEAIKENQEAIKWNAANGVPVEVNEAHQWSLRYAHDAMEVAVAYLAAYNAKKLGVKHYVAQYMLSTPPGLSPKYDLAKQIAKKQLIESLHDENFISFTMIRTGLLSFPAEEFRAMGQLTSTMFYGMWLKPHIIHVVSYSEAIKRATSKEIIESVKMVKQVIKNTMAGLPDISFDKDLRERIEVLKEEAMLIIEAIKDSGKEYKDPLIEPVVIYNAIKSGILDAPGLKGLSVARGRFETRIINGASFAVDENGKILKENERLKLIKRG, from the coding sequence TTGAAAAAAATTCTTGGAGCTGCAATAGGTAGTTGCGTTCATATAGCAGGCCTTTTGAATTTTTTAAAAATGGCAGAAAATGAGGGATATAAAACAGAATATCTTGGTGGGGCTGTCGAGCTGGATAAATTTGTAGGTGCTGTAATAGAATTTGATCCAGATATTGTAGCGATTAGTTATAGACTTGATCCAGAAGCGTTATATCAATTACTTGCTGATCTTGAAAAGAAATTGAAAGCTCAGAAACTTCTTAATAAAATTTACGTATTTGGTGGAACAGTAGAAACAGGAAATATTGCCAGGAAATTTTCTTTTATAAGCAAAGTTTTTGATGGAAGAGAAGAGTTTGATGAAGTTGTTATGTGGCTTAGAAATGTTGTTAAGGGGAAAAATAAAGCCAATGAAATCCTTCCTCAAACTCTGGTTGAAAGAATAAAGTATAAAAGTCCATATCCATTGATAAGGCATCATATAGGTTTGTCAACAATTGAAGAAACGGAAAAGCATATAAAAATATTAGCAGAATCCAGATTGTTAGATATAATATCGCTTGCTCCAGATCAAAACTGTCAGCAGTATTTTTTTGAACCAGATAAAATGGATAAGAAGCAAGATGGGGCCGGTGGTGTTCCTTTAAGAACAAGAGAAGATTTTGAAAGAATGTACCAGGCTACAAGAAGAGGAAATTTTCCTCTTATGAGATGTTATTCTGGAACAAAGAATTTACTGGAATTTTCCAGACTTTTGAAAGAAACAATTAATAATGCCTGGGCCGCTGTACCCCTAACCTGGTATTCAGAACTTGATAGGCGCTCTGATAGAGAGCTTTTAGAAGCTATAAAAGAAAACCAGGAAGCTATAAAATGGAACGCTGCCAATGGAGTACCTGTTGAAGTAAACGAGGCGCATCAGTGGTCTTTACGTTATGCCCACGATGCCATGGAAGTAGCTGTGGCATATCTGGCAGCATATAATGCGAAGAAACTTGGGGTAAAGCATTATGTTGCTCAATACATGCTCTCAACACCTCCGGGTCTATCGCCAAAGTACGATTTAGCCAAGCAAATCGCAAAAAAACAGTTGATAGAATCATTACACGATGAAAACTTTATTTCCTTTACTATGATACGCACCGGCTTACTTTCATTTCCCGCAGAAGAATTTAGAGCAATGGGGCAACTTACCAGCACTATGTTTTATGGAATGTGGCTCAAACCTCACATAATTCATGTTGTGTCTTATTCAGAAGCTATAAAAAGGGCTACGAGTAAAGAAATTATAGAAAGCGTGAAAATGGTTAAACAGGTAATAAAAAATACTATGGCAGGGTTACCTGATATAAGTTTTGATAAAGATTTACGTGAAAGAATTGAAGTCTTAAAAGAAGAAGCTATGTTGATTATAGAAGCTATAAAAGACTCAGGGAAAGAATATAAAGATCCGTTAATAGAACCTGTAGTGATTTATAATGCAATTAAGTCTGGAATATTAGATGCTCCTGGATTAAAAGGACTTTCTGTGGCAAGGGGAAGATTTGAAACAAGAATAATAAATGGCGCGTCTTTTGCTGTGGATGAGAACGGAAAGATTTTAAAAGAAAATGAGAGATTAAAGTTAATTAAGAGAGGTTGA